From Desulfuromonas soudanensis, the proteins below share one genomic window:
- a CDS encoding AsmA-like C-terminal domain-containing protein translates to MFRRRPILTTLVLLALAAGVALAIFVATFDLNSHRERLQSSLAAALSQPVHLGAARLSLRYGPALTFTDLRIGAGDGESNLLRAKRLALRPALRPLLRGELIFDRIVLDAPHYSHVLAPSNGKKGEVAPRPLLIDQGIVENTLIRNLTIHNGSVHIIDRRNPDRPRTLSLENLELQGDDLTLHRPSEIRIKGRMIQNGTSAPFLLEAGIIPGEAPWRWQATEFNLSLSLQNLVPEGILEEFLPGIASRGECSLRLGLDGIPATGLVLTADLKGKDLALMLPGNAPPIPLQTLALEAAWHQEKDRQVFSGITLLAPGISARGEMTLGEKDGISHLNLAMSAELDSGTLLARLSPWLPPDLEATGTFPLSLSLEGIGKDLTAELRGDLTPLSLDVAQGPVKAAGESGQLLLAGRMTPGQWRLTVGEVDLPVLAVRARGELDRNAAGAFRLAVDIPPFELSPLQEHLPLLQRLKLHGRIGLKGKLSGSGGKIETRQGTVSLQEVGLHLGRVVADLSAISGTISIHNDEAVFDRLRARLGSSPIRVSGRLDDFSAPHLKLHVRAKSIRADEVIFHSDQAFLRDVDGHLSFSADGIRFEPVTVRLDGGTKAKVTGSVEGFRNPRVLLDISADHGNIDEVIALWQHSGPTPPPPAAEEGAGATTVITVRAREGILSGLRFQDAQGTITFHRGLLAIHPLHFRSGAGYGVGSVVSDNRPGSPPLLKISAHLEDFDAAAVYSDLLRQRGLLMGTLRGDFYLEGKAGKEFLATSLGAFNLEIHDGVLRKFNALAKMFSILNVSQIFAFQLPDMSSKGMPFTTLSANVLLQKGVLSTEDLFVDSNAMNLSAIGTLDLQRDSIDLILGVKPLRTVDKIITKIPIAGWLLTGKEKALITAHFQIRGKSADPEVVPIPITSLSEKVIGVFKRVFGLPGKIISDFGDAFEADATN, encoded by the coding sequence CTGGCGGCGGGAGTGGCTCTGGCGATCTTTGTCGCCACCTTCGACCTCAACAGCCATCGAGAGAGACTGCAGTCCTCCCTGGCTGCCGCACTCTCCCAGCCCGTTCATCTCGGGGCGGCCCGCCTGTCCCTGCGGTACGGACCCGCTCTGACTTTCACCGACCTCCGCATCGGTGCCGGTGACGGCGAAAGCAACCTCCTGCGGGCAAAAAGGCTCGCCCTGCGCCCGGCCCTGCGTCCCCTGCTGCGGGGGGAGCTCATTTTCGACCGCATCGTCCTCGACGCCCCGCACTACAGCCACGTTTTGGCTCCCTCCAACGGGAAGAAGGGGGAGGTCGCGCCGCGGCCGCTCCTTATCGACCAGGGGATCGTGGAAAACACCCTGATCCGCAATCTGACCATCCACAACGGCTCAGTCCACATCATTGACCGGCGCAACCCGGATCGACCCCGCACCCTGTCCCTGGAAAATCTCGAACTGCAGGGTGACGATCTGACTCTCCATCGCCCCTCGGAGATCCGGATTAAGGGGAGGATGATTCAAAACGGCACCAGCGCCCCCTTTCTTCTGGAGGCGGGGATCATTCCCGGAGAGGCGCCGTGGCGCTGGCAGGCCACGGAGTTCAACCTGAGTCTCAGTCTCCAGAATCTCGTTCCGGAAGGCATTCTGGAGGAGTTCCTACCGGGAATAGCAAGCCGGGGGGAGTGCTCCCTGCGCCTCGGCCTCGACGGGATTCCGGCGACCGGACTGGTCCTGACCGCCGATCTCAAAGGGAAGGACCTGGCCCTGATGCTCCCCGGCAATGCCCCCCCCATCCCCCTGCAGACCCTGGCCCTCGAAGCGGCCTGGCACCAGGAGAAGGACCGCCAGGTCTTCAGCGGCATCACCCTTCTTGCCCCCGGAATCTCGGCCAGAGGGGAAATGACCCTGGGGGAAAAAGATGGAATTTCGCACCTGAATCTGGCGATGAGCGCCGAACTGGACAGCGGGACCCTCCTGGCCCGACTCTCTCCCTGGCTGCCGCCGGATTTGGAAGCGACAGGGACCTTCCCCCTCTCCCTGTCCCTGGAGGGAATCGGCAAGGACCTGACGGCCGAACTCCGGGGCGACCTGACCCCCCTGAGCCTTGATGTGGCACAGGGTCCCGTCAAGGCGGCGGGGGAGAGCGGCCAGCTCCTCCTCGCGGGGCGGATGACCCCGGGGCAATGGCGGCTGACGGTGGGGGAGGTTGACCTCCCGGTCCTGGCGGTGCGCGCCCGCGGCGAACTCGACCGCAATGCCGCGGGGGCCTTCCGCCTCGCCGTGGACATCCCCCCCTTCGAGCTCTCGCCCCTGCAGGAGCACCTCCCTCTCCTGCAACGTCTCAAGCTCCACGGCAGGATCGGCCTGAAAGGGAAGCTCTCCGGCTCCGGAGGGAAGATCGAGACCCGCCAGGGGACGGTCAGTCTCCAGGAGGTCGGCCTGCATCTCGGCCGCGTGGTGGCGGATCTCAGTGCCATCAGCGGAACGATTTCCATCCACAACGACGAAGCCGTCTTCGACCGCCTCCGGGCCCGACTCGGCTCCTCCCCGATTCGCGTGAGCGGTCGCCTGGACGATTTTTCCGCACCGCACCTCAAGCTGCACGTTCGCGCCAAATCGATCCGCGCCGACGAGGTGATCTTCCACTCGGACCAGGCTTTTTTGCGGGACGTCGACGGCCATCTCTCCTTTTCCGCCGACGGCATCCGTTTCGAGCCGGTGACGGTGCGCCTCGACGGCGGAACAAAAGCCAAGGTGACCGGCTCCGTCGAGGGCTTCAGAAACCCCCGGGTCCTTCTCGACATCAGCGCCGACCATGGCAATATCGACGAGGTCATCGCTCTCTGGCAGCATAGCGGGCCAACTCCTCCCCCGCCTGCGGCCGAAGAGGGCGCCGGGGCGACCACGGTGATCACCGTAAGGGCCCGGGAAGGAATCTTGAGTGGCCTCCGTTTCCAGGATGCCCAGGGAACCATCACCTTTCACCGGGGACTGCTGGCCATCCACCCCCTCCACTTTCGTTCCGGAGCAGGGTACGGCGTCGGGTCCGTCGTTTCCGACAACCGCCCGGGATCGCCCCCTCTCCTGAAAATCTCCGCCCATCTCGAGGATTTCGATGCCGCCGCCGTCTACAGCGACCTCCTGCGGCAGCGCGGGCTCCTCATGGGCACCCTGAGGGGGGACTTCTACCTCGAGGGGAAGGCGGGCAAGGAGTTCCTCGCCACCTCCCTGGGCGCCTTCAATCTCGAAATCCACGACGGAGTCCTGCGTAAGTTCAACGCCCTGGCCAAGATGTTTTCCATCCTCAACGTCTCCCAGATCTTCGCTTTTCAACTCCCCGACATGTCCTCCAAGGGGATGCCCTTCACCACCCTGAGCGCCAATGTCCTGCTGCAGAAGGGGGTCCTCTCCACCGAGGATCTCTTCGTCGACAGCAATGCCATGAACCTCTCCGCCATCGGCACCCTCGACCTGCAGCGGGACAGCATCGACCTCATCCTCGGCGTCAAACCGCTGCGCACCGTCGACAAGATCATCACCAAAATCCCCATCGCCGGCTGGCTCCTGACCGGCAAGGAAAAGGCCCTGATTACCGCCCACTTCCAGATCAGGGGGAAGAGCGCCGACCCCGAGGTCGTGCCGATTCCGATCACCTCGCTCTCGGAAAAGGTCATCGGCGTCTTCAAGCGGGTCTTCGGACTGCCGGGGAAAATCATCTCCGATTTCGGGGACGCGTTCGAAGCAGACGCCACCAACTAA
- the ubiE gene encoding bifunctional demethylmenaquinone methyltransferase/2-methoxy-6-polyprenyl-1,4-benzoquinol methylase UbiE: MFKLSEKGRGIREMFDAIAPRYDLLNRLLSLGIDRRWRTFAVGQLQIPPGGRVLDVATGTGDVALEIASRTPESVLIVGEDFTQGMLVHGQKKIAQSPYRDRIVLVNAPCESMPHPSAVFDGVTIAFGIRNVVDRLAGLQEMFRVLKPGGRAVILEFSNPSSRFFRGLYYFYFRKVLPFIGGLLSRRSAYQYLPDSVLEFPDQKTFVGLMAQAGFGDLKYFDRTFGIATIYVGERPK; encoded by the coding sequence ATGTTCAAATTGTCCGAGAAAGGGCGGGGGATTCGCGAGATGTTCGATGCCATCGCTCCCCGCTACGATTTATTGAACCGTCTCCTCTCCCTGGGGATCGACCGTCGCTGGCGGACCTTTGCCGTCGGGCAACTGCAGATTCCTCCGGGAGGGAGAGTCCTGGACGTCGCCACCGGAACGGGGGACGTCGCTCTCGAGATCGCCTCCCGGACCCCCGAATCGGTCCTCATCGTCGGTGAGGATTTTACCCAGGGGATGCTGGTCCACGGCCAGAAAAAAATAGCCCAATCCCCCTATCGCGACCGCATCGTCCTGGTGAACGCCCCCTGCGAATCGATGCCGCACCCTTCGGCGGTTTTCGATGGCGTGACCATCGCCTTCGGCATCCGCAACGTGGTCGATCGCCTCGCCGGTCTCCAGGAGATGTTTCGGGTCCTCAAGCCGGGGGGGAGGGCCGTCATTCTCGAGTTTTCCAACCCTTCCAGCCGCTTTTTTCGGGGGCTCTACTACTTTTATTTCCGCAAAGTCCTCCCCTTCATCGGCGGCCTCCTCTCACGGCGCAGCGCCTACCAGTATCTTCCCGATTCGGTCCTTGAATTCCCCGACCAGAAGACCTTTGTCGGCTTGATGGCGCAGGCGGGCTTCGGCGATCTGAAGTATTTCGACCGAACCTTCGGCATCGCCACGATTTATGTCGGGGAGCGACCGAAATAG
- a CDS encoding IclR family transcriptional regulator, translating into MPIRGKDSYSIQSVENALNVLEALCEEEGEVRVSRLSEKLGMNKTSVFRLLATFENRGYVERGDASGKYRLGLSAYEMGQKFLLKMGVLRKARPSMDRLVRECNEAVYLAIRKDREVLFLDVVDTPQQVRIVSLVGRRYPLEGTAAGKIFLAVPPGVPYESKNPQGDLPAGCSSKDLEEIQTRGSAEDTGTLGDGISSIAVPILEVSGKLAGVLCIVGPDFRMSPDVIERELLPRLKDAGRTVSSKLGYMGHHPGRDLY; encoded by the coding sequence TTGCCCATTCGAGGAAAAGATTCCTATTCCATTCAATCGGTGGAAAATGCCCTGAATGTCCTCGAGGCGCTCTGCGAAGAAGAGGGGGAAGTCAGGGTCTCTCGCCTGAGCGAAAAACTCGGCATGAACAAGACAAGCGTCTTTCGCCTGCTGGCGACCTTCGAAAACCGCGGATATGTCGAACGGGGAGACGCTTCAGGAAAATATCGCCTCGGTCTTTCGGCCTACGAGATGGGGCAGAAATTTCTTTTGAAAATGGGTGTCCTCAGAAAGGCCCGCCCGAGCATGGACCGGTTGGTCCGCGAATGCAACGAGGCGGTCTACCTGGCGATCCGCAAAGACAGGGAAGTTTTGTTTCTCGACGTCGTCGATACTCCGCAACAGGTCCGCATCGTCTCCCTTGTCGGAAGACGCTACCCCCTGGAGGGAACGGCGGCGGGAAAGATCTTTTTGGCGGTCCCCCCCGGGGTTCCGTATGAATCGAAAAACCCCCAGGGCGATCTTCCGGCCGGATGCTCCTCCAAGGACCTGGAAGAGATCCAGACCCGCGGATCGGCCGAGGATACAGGAACCCTCGGTGACGGCATATCGAGCATCGCCGTCCCCATCCTTGAAGTCTCCGGAAAGCTCGCCGGGGTCCTGTGCATAGTCGGCCCCGACTTTCGCATGAGCCCGGATGTCATAGAGCGGGAGCTCCTCCCCCGCCTCAAGGATGCGGGGAGAACCGTCTCCTCAAAACTCGGATACATGGGCCATCACCCCGGCAGAGACTTATATTGA
- a CDS encoding DUF4212 domain-containing protein, with protein MVQHDEAAYWKATLALIRNVLIVWFVVSYGFGILLAPMLNNIQLGGYPLGFWFANQGSMYIFVILIFVYAKLMGNIDQKFNVHEE; from the coding sequence ATGGTTCAACACGACGAGGCAGCTTATTGGAAAGCAACGCTGGCCCTGATCAGGAACGTTTTGATCGTATGGTTCGTTGTTTCGTACGGATTCGGCATCCTGCTGGCACCGATGCTCAACAACATTCAACTCGGCGGTTATCCGCTCGGTTTCTGGTTCGCCAATCAGGGATCCATGTACATCTTCGTGATACTCATCTTCGTCTATGCGAAGCTGATGGGCAACATTGACCAAAAATTTAATGTTCACGAAGAATAG
- a CDS encoding sodium:solute symporter family protein encodes MTLQATTYLIVGLSFALYIGIAIWARAGSTKEFYVAGGSVHPVLNGMATGADWMSAASFISMAGLISNMGYGGSLFLMGWTGGYVLLAMLLAPYLRKFGKFTVPQFFGTRYYSKAASGTAVACLLMASTTYIIGQMTGVGVAFSRFLGVSSSTGIYIGMAIVFMYAVFGGMKGITYTQVAQYCVLILAYTVPAIFISLHLTGNPIPQLGLGSDLVNSNVALLHKLDLIVQDLGFGKYTTSVPGSTLNMFVYTVSLMIGTAGLPHVIVRFFTVPKVKDARSSAGWALVFIAILYTTAPAVAAMAKMNLLKTVNPTIMAENSDLFAPDAQLVHADRPAWMSRWEVTGLLKFEDKNGDGRIQYYNDKSKNEAFQAKAAAAGWKGSELTVNADIIVLANPEIALLPNWVIALVAAGGLAAALSTAAGLLLAISSAISHDLLKEMFMPDLSEKAELLAGKIAMAFAIVVAGYLGLNPPGFAAGTVALAFGLAASSIFPALMMGIFSKTMNKQGAIAGMLAGIGVTMFYVFAHKGIFFVKGTEFLGVIGGANSFFGITPEAFGAIGACFNFAVAFAVKNMTPAVPQDIANMVEQVRIPRGAKAVDGAH; translated from the coding sequence ATGACTCTTCAAGCAACGACCTATCTCATCGTCGGTCTCTCCTTTGCCCTGTACATCGGCATCGCTATCTGGGCACGCGCCGGAAGCACCAAGGAATTCTATGTTGCCGGCGGTTCGGTTCACCCCGTCCTCAACGGCATGGCGACCGGCGCCGACTGGATGTCGGCGGCGTCCTTCATCTCCATGGCCGGCCTGATCTCCAACATGGGCTACGGCGGATCCCTCTTCCTCATGGGGTGGACCGGCGGCTACGTCCTGCTCGCCATGCTCCTGGCCCCCTACCTGCGCAAGTTCGGCAAGTTCACCGTCCCCCAGTTCTTCGGCACCCGCTACTACTCCAAGGCGGCTTCCGGCACCGCCGTGGCCTGCCTGCTGATGGCCTCGACCACCTACATCATCGGCCAGATGACGGGCGTCGGCGTCGCCTTCTCCCGCTTCCTCGGCGTCTCCAGCTCCACCGGGATCTACATCGGGATGGCCATCGTCTTCATGTACGCGGTCTTCGGCGGCATGAAGGGGATCACCTACACCCAGGTCGCCCAGTACTGCGTCCTGATCCTCGCCTACACCGTGCCGGCGATCTTCATTTCGCTGCACCTGACCGGCAACCCGATCCCGCAGCTCGGCCTCGGCTCCGACCTAGTTAACTCCAATGTCGCCCTGCTGCACAAGCTCGACCTCATCGTCCAGGATCTCGGCTTTGGCAAGTACACCACCTCCGTGCCCGGCAGCACACTGAACATGTTCGTCTACACCGTCTCGCTCATGATCGGCACCGCCGGCCTGCCGCACGTCATCGTTCGCTTCTTCACCGTCCCCAAGGTCAAGGACGCCCGTTCCTCCGCCGGCTGGGCCCTGGTCTTCATCGCCATCCTCTACACCACCGCTCCGGCCGTGGCCGCTATGGCGAAGATGAACCTCCTTAAAACCGTCAATCCGACGATCATGGCCGAAAACAGCGACCTCTTTGCTCCCGATGCCCAGCTCGTCCATGCCGATCGCCCCGCCTGGATGAGCCGCTGGGAAGTCACCGGCCTCCTCAAGTTCGAAGACAAAAACGGCGACGGCCGCATCCAGTACTACAACGACAAGAGCAAAAACGAAGCTTTCCAGGCCAAAGCGGCTGCCGCCGGCTGGAAGGGGAGCGAACTCACGGTCAACGCAGACATCATCGTCCTCGCCAACCCGGAAATCGCCCTGCTGCCGAACTGGGTCATCGCCCTGGTCGCCGCCGGCGGTCTCGCCGCAGCGCTCTCCACGGCGGCCGGTCTCCTGCTCGCCATCTCCTCGGCGATTTCCCACGACCTCTTGAAAGAGATGTTCATGCCTGACCTCTCGGAGAAGGCCGAACTGCTGGCCGGCAAGATCGCCATGGCCTTCGCCATCGTCGTCGCCGGCTATCTCGGTCTGAATCCCCCGGGCTTTGCCGCCGGTACTGTCGCCCTCGCCTTCGGCCTGGCCGCCAGCTCCATCTTCCCGGCGCTGATGATGGGGATCTTCAGCAAGACCATGAACAAGCAGGGTGCCATCGCCGGCATGCTCGCCGGTATCGGCGTCACCATGTTCTACGTCTTTGCCCACAAGGGGATCTTCTTCGTCAAGGGGACTGAATTCCTCGGCGTCATCGGCGGTGCCAACTCCTTCTTCGGCATCACGCCGGAAGCCTTCGGCGCCATCGGTGCCTGCTTCAACTTCGCCGTCGCCTTTGCCGTCAAGAACATGACCCCGGCGGTTCCTCAGGATATTGCCAACATGGTTGAGCAGGTCCGTATCCCCCGCGGTGCCAAGGCCGTTGACGGAGCGCATTGA
- a CDS encoding DUF294 nucleotidyltransferase-like domain-containing protein — protein sequence MDLNKTLRETEPFNRLPDDLFAEFSQAAILKTFPPDTPIFNQHDPPTGYLYVIKQGQVEIVVTTPGGGQMVVDDRKDGSFFGGTPVFTDEEYTAGARAVKATECYLIPAALLVKAARDFPHIAEYFTRAIFSRVRSLYSDMVAEHAENALVQMDAYPFKKRLSEIMSSPAEFCTPSTGVTEIARTLVKKGIGAILVCDDSRRPLGIITERDLVAKVLASDDPESFAATAAEVMTPDPRTMAPDTYMFEATTFMVQHKIRHLPVVDEGRLVGIVSLQELMKFRSQKSVLLMASIKEAGSVAELTAIKGEIIKIAKTLMSEARSQIETMEILSSLHHSILRRAFELVLEEMLRQGMSPPDIKYCFIIMGSGGRKEMLLDPDQDNGLIFENYPEDQDAAVEAFFVPFLEKLIATYAEIGYPRCKGGVMASNPFWRGRLKEWQAKVGRWVNTPEPQRVRYSTIFFDFMPLVGDPSLGQKLRRIVNREISRFPLFLHFMMNLDYKHKVPLNLLGRFSLEREEEHRGTLSLKQTGSIFIVDCIRMFMLEKQFYAPTTIERLDHLVKLKAFNSETAEHIKAAFEAFTYLRLRNEIALIEQGRSPSHYLDPYALTRAEQELLREAFRAASKLQDSTKRHFNVG from the coding sequence ATGGATTTGAACAAGACGCTGCGGGAGACAGAACCCTTCAATCGACTCCCTGACGACCTTTTTGCCGAGTTCAGTCAGGCGGCGATCCTCAAAACCTTCCCACCCGACACCCCCATCTTCAATCAGCACGATCCCCCCACCGGTTACCTCTACGTCATCAAACAGGGACAGGTGGAAATCGTCGTCACCACCCCGGGCGGCGGCCAAATGGTCGTCGACGACCGCAAGGACGGCTCCTTTTTCGGCGGCACCCCGGTCTTCACCGACGAGGAGTACACCGCCGGCGCCAGGGCGGTCAAGGCGACCGAGTGTTACCTCATCCCCGCGGCGCTCCTTGTCAAGGCGGCCAGAGACTTTCCCCACATCGCCGAATATTTCACCCGGGCGATTTTTTCCAGGGTCCGCAGCCTTTACTCGGATATGGTCGCCGAGCACGCAGAGAACGCGCTCGTACAGATGGACGCCTATCCCTTTAAAAAGCGTCTCTCCGAGATCATGTCGTCGCCGGCGGAATTCTGCACGCCGTCGACAGGCGTCACCGAAATTGCCCGGACCCTGGTCAAAAAAGGGATCGGCGCCATCCTGGTTTGCGATGACTCCAGACGTCCCCTCGGCATCATTACCGAACGGGATCTGGTCGCCAAGGTCCTGGCCAGCGACGACCCCGAGAGTTTTGCCGCCACCGCCGCCGAGGTCATGACACCCGATCCCCGGACCATGGCGCCGGACACCTACATGTTTGAAGCCACCACCTTCATGGTGCAGCACAAAATCAGACACTTGCCCGTCGTCGACGAGGGCAGGCTGGTCGGCATCGTCTCGCTGCAGGAGTTAATGAAATTCCGCAGCCAGAAGTCGGTGCTGCTGATGGCGAGCATCAAGGAGGCCGGGTCCGTCGCCGAACTGACGGCCATCAAGGGCGAAATCATCAAGATCGCCAAAACCCTCATGAGCGAAGCACGCTCGCAGATCGAAACGATGGAGATTCTCTCCTCCCTCCACCACAGCATCCTGCGCCGCGCCTTTGAGCTGGTCCTCGAGGAGATGCTCCGGCAAGGGATGTCTCCTCCCGACATCAAATACTGCTTCATCATCATGGGGAGCGGCGGGCGCAAGGAGATGCTCCTCGACCCGGACCAGGACAACGGCCTTATTTTCGAAAACTATCCCGAGGACCAGGACGCCGCCGTCGAAGCCTTTTTCGTCCCCTTTCTGGAAAAGCTGATCGCGACCTATGCCGAAATCGGCTACCCGCGCTGCAAGGGGGGGGTCATGGCCAGCAACCCCTTCTGGCGTGGGCGACTCAAGGAGTGGCAGGCCAAAGTCGGCCGTTGGGTCAATACGCCGGAACCGCAGCGAGTCCGGTATTCAACCATCTTCTTCGATTTCATGCCCCTGGTGGGAGATCCCTCCCTCGGCCAGAAATTGCGCAGGATTGTCAATCGGGAAATCAGCCGCTTCCCGCTCTTCCTCCACTTCATGATGAACCTGGATTACAAGCACAAGGTCCCGCTCAATCTGCTCGGGCGGTTCAGCCTGGAACGGGAGGAAGAACACAGGGGGACCCTCTCCCTCAAGCAGACCGGCAGCATCTTCATCGTCGACTGCATCCGGATGTTCATGCTGGAAAAGCAATTCTACGCCCCGACGACCATCGAGCGACTCGATCACCTGGTGAAACTGAAGGCCTTCAATTCCGAGACGGCCGAGCATATCAAGGCCGCCTTCGAGGCCTTTACCTACCTGCGCCTGCGCAACGAAATCGCCCTGATCGAACAGGGCCGGTCCCCTTCTCACTATCTCGACCCCTATGCCCTGACCAGGGCGGAGCAGGAACTCCTCCGGGAGGCCTTTCGCGCCGCCAGCAAGCTGCAGGACTCGACCAAGCGGCACTTCAACGTCGGCTGA
- a CDS encoding DUF4212 domain-containing protein, whose amino-acid sequence MAARERIDVNFFRPSTPGMKAEARIAASVLIFWSLLSFGIPLLIFLAGLSDPSGLGESFITRARFLGFPLHYWLVAQGCTIGYILLCKLYCLLWDRRVIPARRLRP is encoded by the coding sequence ATGGCCGCCAGAGAACGGATAGACGTCAATTTTTTCCGGCCCTCGACGCCCGGTATGAAAGCCGAAGCGCGGATCGCCGCCTCGGTCCTCATCTTCTGGTCCCTCCTCAGTTTCGGGATTCCCCTCCTTATTTTCCTCGCCGGCCTCAGCGATCCTTCGGGCCTCGGCGAGTCGTTCATCACCCGGGCCCGCTTCCTCGGCTTCCCCCTCCACTACTGGCTTGTCGCCCAGGGTTGCACCATCGGATACATTCTCCTCTGCAAGCTCTATTGCCTCCTCTGGGACCGGAGAGTCATCCCGGCCCGGCGATTGCGCCCCTGA
- a CDS encoding VC_2705 family sodium/solute symporter, whose protein sequence is MTKTRWMTCTGLALIALFSSCGYLFAAAGEEIYQVEPGFKLVPAIIMVSLLGVYLVVGVLSRVTETSGYWVAGRGIGKFGNGAAIASDWMSAASFMGVAGLLYLKGWFGLGYIIGWTGGYVLLLCLIATQIRRFGKYTIPEFLGDRYDCHTVRLIAAAVTVIISITYSTAQFKGIGLICGWIFGMSYNASVFFAAGVVLAYMLISGMSGVTRNQQIQYVVLISAFMIPLWILIKKAGGAGILPQYEYGAILSDLLEGKVASGTLGAAEIEKVRRTYLPWGAGSFYQFIALVFTLMVGTAGLPHIMIRFYTVKSEEVARKSVLWGLFFIGLLYWSSPVYAVLGKFWNPLGNQQVADVIILSAPERAGMGIAYIGYLAAGAMAAGLSTVAGLLIAGASAIAHDWYATVFNPAATDRQQLFVGRIFTAALCALVVFTALNPPALIAQIVAMAFAIAGNTIFPVVVLGIWYSGSNKYGALAGMIWGFGMTLIAMAGWIAGIPMFGAEGLLPATSSALLVCPIAFLLNILVSNLMADRISEESADRSDNILRKLHNLPGQVDEAPSGKNSLAPS, encoded by the coding sequence ATGACCAAGACGAGATGGATGACGTGCACGGGGCTTGCTCTCATTGCCCTTTTCTCCAGCTGCGGTTATCTCTTTGCCGCCGCCGGCGAGGAGATCTATCAGGTCGAACCGGGGTTCAAACTCGTCCCGGCCATCATCATGGTGAGTCTGCTCGGCGTCTATCTCGTCGTCGGCGTCCTCTCCCGAGTCACCGAAACATCGGGATACTGGGTGGCCGGACGGGGGATCGGCAAGTTCGGCAATGGCGCCGCCATCGCCTCGGACTGGATGTCCGCCGCCTCCTTCATGGGGGTGGCCGGGCTCCTCTACCTCAAGGGGTGGTTCGGCCTCGGCTACATCATCGGCTGGACCGGCGGCTACGTCCTCCTCCTCTGCCTGATCGCCACCCAGATCCGCCGTTTCGGCAAGTACACCATTCCCGAGTTTCTCGGCGACCGCTACGACTGCCATACGGTGCGCCTGATCGCCGCCGCGGTCACCGTCATCATTTCCATTACCTACTCCACCGCCCAGTTCAAGGGGATCGGCCTGATCTGCGGCTGGATCTTCGGCATGAGCTACAACGCCAGCGTCTTCTTTGCCGCCGGCGTCGTCCTCGCCTATATGCTCATCTCCGGCATGTCCGGGGTGACCCGCAACCAGCAGATCCAGTATGTCGTGCTGATTTCCGCCTTCATGATCCCCCTGTGGATCCTCATCAAGAAGGCCGGAGGCGCCGGAATCCTCCCCCAGTACGAATACGGAGCCATCCTTTCGGACCTTCTCGAGGGGAAAGTCGCCAGCGGCACCCTCGGAGCCGCCGAAATCGAAAAGGTCCGCCGGACCTATCTCCCCTGGGGAGCCGGCAGCTTCTACCAGTTCATCGCCCTGGTCTTTACCCTCATGGTGGGAACGGCCGGCCTTCCCCACATCATGATCCGCTTCTACACGGTCAAGAGCGAAGAAGTCGCCCGCAAGTCGGTCCTCTGGGGACTCTTCTTCATCGGCCTCCTCTACTGGTCCTCCCCGGTCTATGCCGTTTTAGGCAAGTTCTGGAATCCCCTCGGAAACCAGCAGGTCGCCGACGTCATCATCCTTTCGGCTCCGGAAAGAGCCGGAATGGGGATCGCCTACATCGGTTATCTGGCCGCCGGCGCCATGGCGGCCGGACTTTCCACCGTCGCAGGCCTCCTCATCGCCGGGGCCTCGGCCATCGCTCACGACTGGTACGCCACCGTCTTCAACCCCGCTGCCACCGACCGGCAGCAACTCTTCGTCGGCCGGATCTTCACCGCGGCCCTCTGCGCCCTGGTCGTCTTCACCGCCCTCAACCCCCCGGCGCTGATCGCCCAGATCGTCGCCATGGCCTTCGCCATCGCCGGCAACACCATTTTCCCCGTGGTCGTCCTCGGCATCTGGTACTCGGGATCCAATAAATACGGGGCCCTGGCCGGGATGATCTGGGGGTTCGGCATGACCCTGATCGCCATGGCCGGATGGATCGCCGGAATCCCCATGTTCGGCGCCGAAGGCCTCCTTCCGGCGACCTCCTCGGCCCTTCTCGTCTGCCCGATTGCCTTTCTCCTCAATATCCTCGTCTCCAACCTCATGGCGGACAGGATCTCCGAGGAGTCGGCGGACAGAAGCGACAACATCCTGCGCAAACTCCACAACCTCCCCGGCCAGGTGGATGAAGCTCCCTCCGGGAAAAACTCCCTGGCACCCTCATGA